A window of the Xenopus laevis strain J_2021 chromosome 9_10L, Xenopus_laevis_v10.1, whole genome shotgun sequence genome harbors these coding sequences:
- the suz12.L gene encoding polycomb protein suz12 isoform X3, producing the protein MAPQKHGGSSGPSSKSSATASLLPVRKPKMEQIQADHELFLQAFEKPTQIYRFLRTRNLIAPIFLHRTLTYMSHRNSRSNAIRKSFKVNDLLLKVEKMKGDQESHSVSAHLQLTFTGFFHKIDKPSQNSENDQSSVTLEVLLVKVCHKKRKARYNDSVAVQASPRSAGNDPKLEGQHFLGDVSCPIRQVPTGKKQVPLNPELNPAKPSNFPSLAVSSNEFEPSNSHMVKSYSLLFRVTRQGRRDFNGLTNGETNENIDVSEEPPARRKRNSSNRDEGDKTFVAQMTVFDKNRRLQLLDGEYEVAMQEMEDCPVNKKRATWETILDGKRLPPFETFSQGPTLQFTLRWTSDTPDKSTAPIAKPLATRNSESLPQEHKSSSVKPAQTIAVKESLSSDLQARRERDFSNEPRQKLRIFYQYHPKGARIDVSINECYDGSYAGNPQDIHRQPGFAFSRNGPVKRTPITHILVCRPKRTKASMSEFLESEDGEVEQQRTYSSGHNRLYFHSDTCLPLRPQEMEVDSEDEKDPEWLREKTITQIEEFSDVNEGEKEVMKMWNLHVMKHGFIADNQMNHGCMLFVENYGPQIIQKNLCRNFMLHLVSMHDFNLISIATIDKAVSRLREIQPKLEMDECVVPPSEEDPEEPNGTTNSFMETNEKDQALENDCVSGQNKYSKKQKP; encoded by the exons ATGGCCCCTCAGAAACACGGGGGCAGCTCCGGACCCTCCAGCAAATCCAGCGCCACGGCCTCCCTCCTGCCCGTCCGGAAACCCAAGATGGAGCAGATCCAGGCGGACCATGAGCTCTTCCTGCAGGCCTTTGAGA AACCAACACAGATTTATAGATTTTTACGAACAAGGAATCTCATAGCT CCGATTTTTTTGCACAGAACCCTCACCTACATGTCGCACAGGAATTCCAGATCGAATGCCATAAG GAAAAGCTTCAAAGTTAACGACTTGTTGTTGAAAGTGGAAAAAATGAAGGGAGATCAAGAATCCCACAG tgtatCCGCTCATTTACAGCTGACATTTACTGGTTTCTTCCATAAAATTG ATAAGCCATCTCAAAACTCAGAAAATGATCAAAGCTCCGTGACTTTGGAGGTTCTGCTTGTTAAAGTTTGCCACAAGAAACGAAAG GCCAGGTACAATGATTCAGTGGCAGTGCAAGCTTCCCCACGCAGTGCTGGTAATGACCCCAAGCTGGAGGGCCAGCACTTTCTAGGG GATGTAAGCTGTCCCATACGCCAGGTTCCTACTGGAAAAAAGCAGGTGCCTCTCAATCCAGAGCTGAACCCAGCAAAACCATCCAATTTTCCTTCACTCGCTGTATCCAGCAATGAATTTGAGCCCAGCAACAGCCATATGGTCAAATCCTACTCCTTGCTTTTCCGGGTGACTCGCCAGGGGCGAAGGGATTTTAATGGATTAACCAATGGAGAGACTAATGAAAACATAG ATGTCTCTGAGGAGCCTCCAGCTCGGAGAAAGCGCAATTCATCCAACAGAGATGAAGGAGATAAGACTTTTGTGGCACAGATGACTGTATTTGACAAAAACAG GCGCTTGCAGCTACTGGATGGGGAATATGAAGTTGCAATGCAGGAAATGGAGGACTGTCCTGTAAACAAGAAAAGGGCCACGTGGGAAACCATACTGGATGGAAAG AGGCTGCCTCCATTTGAAACATTCTCTCAGGGACCAACCCTTCAATTTACACTTCGGTGGACAAGTGACACCCCTGATAAATCTACTGCCCCAATTGCCAAGCCTCTAGCCACCCGCAACTCTGAGTCTCTCCCTCAAGAACATAAATCTTCATCTGTCAAACCTGCACAGACAATTG ctgtaaaggAATCCTTATCCTCTGATCTGCAGGCCAGAAGGGAACGTGACTTTTCCAATGAACCCCGGCAGAAGCTGAGGATATTTTATCAG TATCATCCCAAAGGTGCTCGGATTGATGTTTCCATCAATGAATGCTATGATGGCTCTTATGCGGGAAATCCACAGGACATTCATCGGCAGCCAGGCTTTGCCTTTAGCCGCAATGGGCCAGTTAAAAGGACTCCAATCACTCACATCCTCGTCTGCAG ACCAAAGCGGACAAAAGCAAGTATGTCTGAATTCCTAGAGTCTGAAGATGGTGAGGTGGAACAGCAGCGAACATACAGCAGTGGCCACAATCGCTTGTATTTCCATAGTGACACGTGCCTTCCTCTTCGACCCCAGGAAATGGAAGTAGACAGTGAAGATGAGAAGGATCCAGAGTGGCTTAGGGAGAAAACCATAACT CAAATTGAGGAATTTTCTGATGTCAATGAAGGGGAAAAGGAGGTGATGAAAATGTGGAATCTGCATGTTATGAAACATGG GTTCATTGCAGACAATCAAATGAATCATGGCTGCATGCTTTTTGTAGAGAACTATGGACCCCAAATCATTCAGAAAAACCTGTGTCGAAACTTTATGCTTCACTTAGTGAGCATGCACGATTTCAATCTAATCAGCATCGCAACTATAGACAAAGCGGTGTCGAGATTGCGGGAAATCCAACCAAAACTGGAGATGGATGAATGTGTGGTGCCCCCTAGCGAGGAGGATCCTGAAGAGCCAAATGGAACCACAAATAGCTTCATGGAAACGAATGAAAAAGATCAAGCGCTAGAGAATGATTGCGTCTCAGGGCAAAACAAATACAGCAAAAAGCAGAAGCCCTGA
- the suz12.L gene encoding polycomb protein suz12 isoform X1: MAPQKHGGSSGPSSKSSATASLLPVRKPKMEQIQADHELFLQAFEKPTQIYRFLRTRNLIAPIFLHRTLTYMSHRNSRSNAIRKSFKVNDLLLKVEKMKGDQESHSVSAHLQLTFTGFFHKIDKPSQNSENDQSSVTLEVLLVKVCHKKRKARYNDSVAVQASPRSAGNDPKLEGQHFLGDVSCPIRQVPTGKKQVPLNPELNPAKPSNFPSLAVSSNEFEPSNSHMVKSYSLLFRVTRQGRRDFNGLTNGETNENIDVSEEPPARRKRNSSNRDEGDKTFVAQMTVFDKNRRLQLLDGEYEVAMQEMEDCPVNKKRATWETILDGKRLPPFETFSQGPTLQFTLRWTSDTPDKSTAPIAKPLATRNSESLPQEHKSSSVKPAQTIAVKESLSSDLQARRERDFSNEPRQKLRIFYQFLYNNNTRQQTEARDDLHCPWCTLNCRKLYSLLKHLKLCHSRFIFNYVYHPKGARIDVSINECYDGSYAGNPQDIHRQPGFAFSRNGPVKRTPITHILVCRPKRTKASMSEFLESEDGEVEQQRTYSSGHNRLYFHSDTCLPLRPQEMEVDSEDEKDPEWLREKTITQIEEFSDVNEGEKEVMKMWNLHVMKHGFIADNQMNHGCMLFVENYGPQIIQKNLCRNFMLHLVSMHDFNLISIATIDKAVSRLREIQPKLEMDECVVPPSEEDPEEPNGTTNSFMETNEKDQALENDCVSGQNKYSKKQKP, from the exons ATGGCCCCTCAGAAACACGGGGGCAGCTCCGGACCCTCCAGCAAATCCAGCGCCACGGCCTCCCTCCTGCCCGTCCGGAAACCCAAGATGGAGCAGATCCAGGCGGACCATGAGCTCTTCCTGCAGGCCTTTGAGA AACCAACACAGATTTATAGATTTTTACGAACAAGGAATCTCATAGCT CCGATTTTTTTGCACAGAACCCTCACCTACATGTCGCACAGGAATTCCAGATCGAATGCCATAAG GAAAAGCTTCAAAGTTAACGACTTGTTGTTGAAAGTGGAAAAAATGAAGGGAGATCAAGAATCCCACAG tgtatCCGCTCATTTACAGCTGACATTTACTGGTTTCTTCCATAAAATTG ATAAGCCATCTCAAAACTCAGAAAATGATCAAAGCTCCGTGACTTTGGAGGTTCTGCTTGTTAAAGTTTGCCACAAGAAACGAAAG GCCAGGTACAATGATTCAGTGGCAGTGCAAGCTTCCCCACGCAGTGCTGGTAATGACCCCAAGCTGGAGGGCCAGCACTTTCTAGGG GATGTAAGCTGTCCCATACGCCAGGTTCCTACTGGAAAAAAGCAGGTGCCTCTCAATCCAGAGCTGAACCCAGCAAAACCATCCAATTTTCCTTCACTCGCTGTATCCAGCAATGAATTTGAGCCCAGCAACAGCCATATGGTCAAATCCTACTCCTTGCTTTTCCGGGTGACTCGCCAGGGGCGAAGGGATTTTAATGGATTAACCAATGGAGAGACTAATGAAAACATAG ATGTCTCTGAGGAGCCTCCAGCTCGGAGAAAGCGCAATTCATCCAACAGAGATGAAGGAGATAAGACTTTTGTGGCACAGATGACTGTATTTGACAAAAACAG GCGCTTGCAGCTACTGGATGGGGAATATGAAGTTGCAATGCAGGAAATGGAGGACTGTCCTGTAAACAAGAAAAGGGCCACGTGGGAAACCATACTGGATGGAAAG AGGCTGCCTCCATTTGAAACATTCTCTCAGGGACCAACCCTTCAATTTACACTTCGGTGGACAAGTGACACCCCTGATAAATCTACTGCCCCAATTGCCAAGCCTCTAGCCACCCGCAACTCTGAGTCTCTCCCTCAAGAACATAAATCTTCATCTGTCAAACCTGCACAGACAATTG ctgtaaaggAATCCTTATCCTCTGATCTGCAGGCCAGAAGGGAACGTGACTTTTCCAATGAACCCCGGCAGAAGCTGAGGATATTTTATCAG TTCCTGTACAATAACAACACCCGGCAGCAGACTGAAGCCAGAGATGACCTGCACTGCCCATGGTGTACGTTAAACTGCCGCAAGCTCTATAGTCTGCTCAAACACCTGAAACTCTGTCACAGCAGATTCATCTTCAACTATGTG TATCATCCCAAAGGTGCTCGGATTGATGTTTCCATCAATGAATGCTATGATGGCTCTTATGCGGGAAATCCACAGGACATTCATCGGCAGCCAGGCTTTGCCTTTAGCCGCAATGGGCCAGTTAAAAGGACTCCAATCACTCACATCCTCGTCTGCAG ACCAAAGCGGACAAAAGCAAGTATGTCTGAATTCCTAGAGTCTGAAGATGGTGAGGTGGAACAGCAGCGAACATACAGCAGTGGCCACAATCGCTTGTATTTCCATAGTGACACGTGCCTTCCTCTTCGACCCCAGGAAATGGAAGTAGACAGTGAAGATGAGAAGGATCCAGAGTGGCTTAGGGAGAAAACCATAACT CAAATTGAGGAATTTTCTGATGTCAATGAAGGGGAAAAGGAGGTGATGAAAATGTGGAATCTGCATGTTATGAAACATGG GTTCATTGCAGACAATCAAATGAATCATGGCTGCATGCTTTTTGTAGAGAACTATGGACCCCAAATCATTCAGAAAAACCTGTGTCGAAACTTTATGCTTCACTTAGTGAGCATGCACGATTTCAATCTAATCAGCATCGCAACTATAGACAAAGCGGTGTCGAGATTGCGGGAAATCCAACCAAAACTGGAGATGGATGAATGTGTGGTGCCCCCTAGCGAGGAGGATCCTGAAGAGCCAAATGGAACCACAAATAGCTTCATGGAAACGAATGAAAAAGATCAAGCGCTAGAGAATGATTGCGTCTCAGGGCAAAACAAATACAGCAAAAAGCAGAAGCCCTGA
- the suz12.L gene encoding polycomb protein suz12 isoform X2, with the protein MAPQKHGGSSGPSSKSSATASLLPVRKPKMEQIQADHELFLQAFEKPTQIYRFLRTRNLIAPIFLHRTLTYMSHRNSRSNAIRKSFKVNDLLLKVEKMKGDQESHSVSAHLQLTFTGFFHKIDKPSQNSENDQSSVTLEVLLVKVCHKKRKDVSCPIRQVPTGKKQVPLNPELNPAKPSNFPSLAVSSNEFEPSNSHMVKSYSLLFRVTRQGRRDFNGLTNGETNENIDVSEEPPARRKRNSSNRDEGDKTFVAQMTVFDKNRRLQLLDGEYEVAMQEMEDCPVNKKRATWETILDGKRLPPFETFSQGPTLQFTLRWTSDTPDKSTAPIAKPLATRNSESLPQEHKSSSVKPAQTIAVKESLSSDLQARRERDFSNEPRQKLRIFYQFLYNNNTRQQTEARDDLHCPWCTLNCRKLYSLLKHLKLCHSRFIFNYVYHPKGARIDVSINECYDGSYAGNPQDIHRQPGFAFSRNGPVKRTPITHILVCRPKRTKASMSEFLESEDGEVEQQRTYSSGHNRLYFHSDTCLPLRPQEMEVDSEDEKDPEWLREKTITQIEEFSDVNEGEKEVMKMWNLHVMKHGFIADNQMNHGCMLFVENYGPQIIQKNLCRNFMLHLVSMHDFNLISIATIDKAVSRLREIQPKLEMDECVVPPSEEDPEEPNGTTNSFMETNEKDQALENDCVSGQNKYSKKQKP; encoded by the exons ATGGCCCCTCAGAAACACGGGGGCAGCTCCGGACCCTCCAGCAAATCCAGCGCCACGGCCTCCCTCCTGCCCGTCCGGAAACCCAAGATGGAGCAGATCCAGGCGGACCATGAGCTCTTCCTGCAGGCCTTTGAGA AACCAACACAGATTTATAGATTTTTACGAACAAGGAATCTCATAGCT CCGATTTTTTTGCACAGAACCCTCACCTACATGTCGCACAGGAATTCCAGATCGAATGCCATAAG GAAAAGCTTCAAAGTTAACGACTTGTTGTTGAAAGTGGAAAAAATGAAGGGAGATCAAGAATCCCACAG tgtatCCGCTCATTTACAGCTGACATTTACTGGTTTCTTCCATAAAATTG ATAAGCCATCTCAAAACTCAGAAAATGATCAAAGCTCCGTGACTTTGGAGGTTCTGCTTGTTAAAGTTTGCCACAAGAAACGAAAG GATGTAAGCTGTCCCATACGCCAGGTTCCTACTGGAAAAAAGCAGGTGCCTCTCAATCCAGAGCTGAACCCAGCAAAACCATCCAATTTTCCTTCACTCGCTGTATCCAGCAATGAATTTGAGCCCAGCAACAGCCATATGGTCAAATCCTACTCCTTGCTTTTCCGGGTGACTCGCCAGGGGCGAAGGGATTTTAATGGATTAACCAATGGAGAGACTAATGAAAACATAG ATGTCTCTGAGGAGCCTCCAGCTCGGAGAAAGCGCAATTCATCCAACAGAGATGAAGGAGATAAGACTTTTGTGGCACAGATGACTGTATTTGACAAAAACAG GCGCTTGCAGCTACTGGATGGGGAATATGAAGTTGCAATGCAGGAAATGGAGGACTGTCCTGTAAACAAGAAAAGGGCCACGTGGGAAACCATACTGGATGGAAAG AGGCTGCCTCCATTTGAAACATTCTCTCAGGGACCAACCCTTCAATTTACACTTCGGTGGACAAGTGACACCCCTGATAAATCTACTGCCCCAATTGCCAAGCCTCTAGCCACCCGCAACTCTGAGTCTCTCCCTCAAGAACATAAATCTTCATCTGTCAAACCTGCACAGACAATTG ctgtaaaggAATCCTTATCCTCTGATCTGCAGGCCAGAAGGGAACGTGACTTTTCCAATGAACCCCGGCAGAAGCTGAGGATATTTTATCAG TTCCTGTACAATAACAACACCCGGCAGCAGACTGAAGCCAGAGATGACCTGCACTGCCCATGGTGTACGTTAAACTGCCGCAAGCTCTATAGTCTGCTCAAACACCTGAAACTCTGTCACAGCAGATTCATCTTCAACTATGTG TATCATCCCAAAGGTGCTCGGATTGATGTTTCCATCAATGAATGCTATGATGGCTCTTATGCGGGAAATCCACAGGACATTCATCGGCAGCCAGGCTTTGCCTTTAGCCGCAATGGGCCAGTTAAAAGGACTCCAATCACTCACATCCTCGTCTGCAG ACCAAAGCGGACAAAAGCAAGTATGTCTGAATTCCTAGAGTCTGAAGATGGTGAGGTGGAACAGCAGCGAACATACAGCAGTGGCCACAATCGCTTGTATTTCCATAGTGACACGTGCCTTCCTCTTCGACCCCAGGAAATGGAAGTAGACAGTGAAGATGAGAAGGATCCAGAGTGGCTTAGGGAGAAAACCATAACT CAAATTGAGGAATTTTCTGATGTCAATGAAGGGGAAAAGGAGGTGATGAAAATGTGGAATCTGCATGTTATGAAACATGG GTTCATTGCAGACAATCAAATGAATCATGGCTGCATGCTTTTTGTAGAGAACTATGGACCCCAAATCATTCAGAAAAACCTGTGTCGAAACTTTATGCTTCACTTAGTGAGCATGCACGATTTCAATCTAATCAGCATCGCAACTATAGACAAAGCGGTGTCGAGATTGCGGGAAATCCAACCAAAACTGGAGATGGATGAATGTGTGGTGCCCCCTAGCGAGGAGGATCCTGAAGAGCCAAATGGAACCACAAATAGCTTCATGGAAACGAATGAAAAAGATCAAGCGCTAGAGAATGATTGCGTCTCAGGGCAAAACAAATACAGCAAAAAGCAGAAGCCCTGA
- the suz12.L gene encoding polycomb protein suz12 isoform X4: MKGDQESHSVSAHLQLTFTGFFHKIDKPSQNSENDQSSVTLEVLLVKVCHKKRKARYNDSVAVQASPRSAGNDPKLEGQHFLGDVSCPIRQVPTGKKQVPLNPELNPAKPSNFPSLAVSSNEFEPSNSHMVKSYSLLFRVTRQGRRDFNGLTNGETNENIDVSEEPPARRKRNSSNRDEGDKTFVAQMTVFDKNRRLQLLDGEYEVAMQEMEDCPVNKKRATWETILDGKRLPPFETFSQGPTLQFTLRWTSDTPDKSTAPIAKPLATRNSESLPQEHKSSSVKPAQTIAVKESLSSDLQARRERDFSNEPRQKLRIFYQFLYNNNTRQQTEARDDLHCPWCTLNCRKLYSLLKHLKLCHSRFIFNYVYHPKGARIDVSINECYDGSYAGNPQDIHRQPGFAFSRNGPVKRTPITHILVCRPKRTKASMSEFLESEDGEVEQQRTYSSGHNRLYFHSDTCLPLRPQEMEVDSEDEKDPEWLREKTITQIEEFSDVNEGEKEVMKMWNLHVMKHGFIADNQMNHGCMLFVENYGPQIIQKNLCRNFMLHLVSMHDFNLISIATIDKAVSRLREIQPKLEMDECVVPPSEEDPEEPNGTTNSFMETNEKDQALENDCVSGQNKYSKKQKP, translated from the exons ATGAAGGGAGATCAAGAATCCCACAG tgtatCCGCTCATTTACAGCTGACATTTACTGGTTTCTTCCATAAAATTG ATAAGCCATCTCAAAACTCAGAAAATGATCAAAGCTCCGTGACTTTGGAGGTTCTGCTTGTTAAAGTTTGCCACAAGAAACGAAAG GCCAGGTACAATGATTCAGTGGCAGTGCAAGCTTCCCCACGCAGTGCTGGTAATGACCCCAAGCTGGAGGGCCAGCACTTTCTAGGG GATGTAAGCTGTCCCATACGCCAGGTTCCTACTGGAAAAAAGCAGGTGCCTCTCAATCCAGAGCTGAACCCAGCAAAACCATCCAATTTTCCTTCACTCGCTGTATCCAGCAATGAATTTGAGCCCAGCAACAGCCATATGGTCAAATCCTACTCCTTGCTTTTCCGGGTGACTCGCCAGGGGCGAAGGGATTTTAATGGATTAACCAATGGAGAGACTAATGAAAACATAG ATGTCTCTGAGGAGCCTCCAGCTCGGAGAAAGCGCAATTCATCCAACAGAGATGAAGGAGATAAGACTTTTGTGGCACAGATGACTGTATTTGACAAAAACAG GCGCTTGCAGCTACTGGATGGGGAATATGAAGTTGCAATGCAGGAAATGGAGGACTGTCCTGTAAACAAGAAAAGGGCCACGTGGGAAACCATACTGGATGGAAAG AGGCTGCCTCCATTTGAAACATTCTCTCAGGGACCAACCCTTCAATTTACACTTCGGTGGACAAGTGACACCCCTGATAAATCTACTGCCCCAATTGCCAAGCCTCTAGCCACCCGCAACTCTGAGTCTCTCCCTCAAGAACATAAATCTTCATCTGTCAAACCTGCACAGACAATTG ctgtaaaggAATCCTTATCCTCTGATCTGCAGGCCAGAAGGGAACGTGACTTTTCCAATGAACCCCGGCAGAAGCTGAGGATATTTTATCAG TTCCTGTACAATAACAACACCCGGCAGCAGACTGAAGCCAGAGATGACCTGCACTGCCCATGGTGTACGTTAAACTGCCGCAAGCTCTATAGTCTGCTCAAACACCTGAAACTCTGTCACAGCAGATTCATCTTCAACTATGTG TATCATCCCAAAGGTGCTCGGATTGATGTTTCCATCAATGAATGCTATGATGGCTCTTATGCGGGAAATCCACAGGACATTCATCGGCAGCCAGGCTTTGCCTTTAGCCGCAATGGGCCAGTTAAAAGGACTCCAATCACTCACATCCTCGTCTGCAG ACCAAAGCGGACAAAAGCAAGTATGTCTGAATTCCTAGAGTCTGAAGATGGTGAGGTGGAACAGCAGCGAACATACAGCAGTGGCCACAATCGCTTGTATTTCCATAGTGACACGTGCCTTCCTCTTCGACCCCAGGAAATGGAAGTAGACAGTGAAGATGAGAAGGATCCAGAGTGGCTTAGGGAGAAAACCATAACT CAAATTGAGGAATTTTCTGATGTCAATGAAGGGGAAAAGGAGGTGATGAAAATGTGGAATCTGCATGTTATGAAACATGG GTTCATTGCAGACAATCAAATGAATCATGGCTGCATGCTTTTTGTAGAGAACTATGGACCCCAAATCATTCAGAAAAACCTGTGTCGAAACTTTATGCTTCACTTAGTGAGCATGCACGATTTCAATCTAATCAGCATCGCAACTATAGACAAAGCGGTGTCGAGATTGCGGGAAATCCAACCAAAACTGGAGATGGATGAATGTGTGGTGCCCCCTAGCGAGGAGGATCCTGAAGAGCCAAATGGAACCACAAATAGCTTCATGGAAACGAATGAAAAAGATCAAGCGCTAGAGAATGATTGCGTCTCAGGGCAAAACAAATACAGCAAAAAGCAGAAGCCCTGA